A single region of the Drosophila miranda strain MSH22 chromosome 2, D.miranda_PacBio2.1, whole genome shotgun sequence genome encodes:
- the LOC108155411 gene encoding 39S ribosomal protein L40, mitochondrial: MSLISAFARLGLQRGGVAGPAVARCLHTTPVLCAEPLKKKKKLDPQVVKQREDRRKKKIEKQIRRLEKNARQLKPVEELEVPLELIDEKDKRQRKLTPLGSAELEERALLKKQWARYKHDERVSDFQIIDRLVMSQNKALEELRRESEELYQAAIEVDLQLLPVSLKGPVASPPIKNYASPDGDYIHQSMKWE, encoded by the exons atgtcGCTGATCAGCGCCTTTGCCAG ATTAGGTTTACAGAGAGGCGGCGTAGCCGGCCCCGCCGTTGCACGTTGCCTACATACAACACCTGTGCTCTGTGCCGAACCGctgaagaaaaagaagaagctGGACCCACAGGTTGTCAAGCAGAGGGAGGACCGCAGGAAAAAGAAGATTGAGAAGCAGATTCGGCGGCTCGAGAAGAATGCCCGCCAGCTGAAACCGGtggaggagctggaggtgCCACTGGAGCTCATTGACGAAAAGGA CAAACGGCAGCGAAAATTGACACCCCTGGGCAGTGCAGAACTGGAGGAGCGTGCTCTGCTGAAGAAACAATGGGCCCGCTACAAGCACGACGAAAGAGTGTCCGACTTCCAAATCATTGACCGCCTGGTGATGTCACAGAACAAAGCTCTGGAAGAGCTTCGCCGCGAGTCCGAGGAGCTGTATCAGGCAGCCATCGAAGTCGACCTGCAGCTGCTGCCAGTATCGCTCAAAGGCCCCGTCGCCAGCCCACCCATCAAGAACTATGCGAGTCCGGATGGCGACTACATACACCAGTCAATGAAGTGggaatga
- the LOC108155407 gene encoding ATP-dependent DNA helicase 2 subunit 1 codes for MSTWNPANDVDLRSGSEDEEDIAMKRDYHGREAILFVVDANLQTSGIGRLMEALNIIRTAFISGMLVNDKDLIGLVFANTKHSPLPLEASCVETIVVPENCAVFLPLRQLTKPIVEHYLEFMGTVESQFATEYGLVEPDGRGKFDLMIRLCIELLEKCGKKLNNAKIAYVTDVDTPHLPSSNEFQAALQKAIDLEGKEFEFHVIPMNDDFDYGPFYKEFITLSRAIELDAFVEPDPSLLREMLADRKLKQDFLRRCLGHFAFHLGPNLSMSVQYYNYFQRRALPRKVQIMRRDNSVVSTKRQIIVRKHEGEEIKHEYQMKANQGWYKFDLGEKSLRLTMTRMDMVRNMHKPHMQLLGFKHRSVLPEVLYSKPSNFMYPDDQSIIGSKRLFRGLWERCLQREKIIVCLFMSKRKSIPRYVALVPVQVDKSEVKSYRSQLCGDGFKIVYLPEAKHIRHIDMCDWNNTANSADDEKVDFFQKIIKRLRIDYQPNLMNDPSLDYLQANLLALSLDITTDSKGIDELLDTTAQDKRIEKYMPDYERLFDVEVVPAKKRPAKTSANGASSAKMPKIDMEQIESYEFVEFLIAEERLTSCTVAQLQWILQKHFDESLPKSSPKDRLVKCIVALSAGKSGT; via the exons ATGAGCACCTGGAATCCTGCGAACGATGTGGATTTGCGGTCCGGTTCCGAGGATGAAGAGGACATTGCCATGAAGCGCGACTACCATGGGCGCGAGGCCATCCTGTTCGTGGTGGACGCCAACCTACAGACGTCCGGTATAGGACGCTTGATGGAGGCGCTGAACATCATACGCACGGCATTCATCTCGGGGATGTTGGTCAACGACAAGGACCTGATAGGCCTGGTTTTCGCCAACACCAAACACAGCCCCCTGCCGCTGGAGGCGTCCTGCGTGGAGACTATAGTTGTGCCCGAGAACTGTGCCGTGTTTCTACCGCTTCGTCAGCTGACCAAACCCATTGTGGAGCATTACCTGGAGTTTATGGGGACGGTGGAGAGCCAGTTTGCCACCGAGTATGGGCTGGTGGAGCCCGACGGTCGTGGAAAATTCGATCTCATGATCCGGCTGTGTATCGAGTTGCTGGAGAAGTGCGGCAAGAAGTTGAACAACGCGAAGATTGCGTACGTGACGGATGTGGACACGCCGCATCTGCCCTCGAGCAACGAGTTTCAGGCGGCTCTGCAGAAGGCCATCGATCTGGAGGGCAAGGAGTTCGAGTTCCATGTCATTCCCATGAACGACGACTTTGACTACGGTCCTTTTTACAAAGAATTTATAACCCTGTCGCGAG CCATTGAATTGGACGCCTTCGTTGAACCCGATCCCTCACTGCTGCGAGAGATGCTGGCTGATCGCAAGCTGAAGCAGGACTTTTTGCGGCGCTGCCTGGGCCATTTCGCCTTCCACCTGGGCCCCAATCTGTCCATGTCGGTGCAGTACTACAATTATTTCCAGCGACGGGCCCTTCCGCGCAAGGTGCAGATAATGCGGCGTGACAACAGCGTGGTGAGCACCAAGCGCCAGATCATAGTGCGCAAGCATGAAGGGGAGGAGATTAAGCACGAGTATCAAATGAAGGCGAACCAGGGCTGGTACAAGTTCGATTTGGGCGAGAAATCGTTGAGACTGACCATGACCCGGATGGACATGGTTCGAAACATGCACAAGCCCCACATGCAGCTCCTGGGGTTTAAGCACCGCTCAGTCCTGCCTGAGGTTCTCTACAGCAAGCCCTCGAATTTTATGTACCCCGACGATCAGAGTATCATTGGATCAAAGCGCTTGTTCCGGGGCCTGTGGGAGCGCTGCTTGCAGCGAGAGAAGATCATCGTCTGCCTGTTCATGTCCAAGCGTAAGTCGATTCCGCGCTATGTGGCTTTGGTGCCTGTTCAGGTGGATAAGTCGGAGGTCAAGAGCTATCGGTCGCAGCTCTGCGGAGATGGCTTCAAGATCGTCTATCTGCCGGAAGCCAAGCACATTCGCCACATAGACATGTGCGATTGGAACAACACTGCCAATTCAGCCGACGATGAGAAGGTGGACTTCTTCCAGAAGATCATCAAGAGGCTCCGCATCGACTATCAGCCAAACCTGATGAATGATCCCAGTCTGGACTACCTGCAGGCCAATTTGCTTGCTTTGTCCCTGGACATTACAACGGACAGCAAGGGAATCGACGAACTGCTAGACACAACGGCGCAGGACAAACGAATCGAAAAATATATGCCCGATTACGAGAGGCTCTTCGACGTGGAGGTGGTTCCCGCCAAGAAGCGCCCGGCCAAAACCTCCGCGAATGGAGCCAGTTCGGCAAAGATGCCCAAAATCGATATGGAACAAATCGAGAGCTACGAATTTGTCGAGTTTTTGATTGCGGAGGAGCGTCTAACCAGCTGCACGGTCGCCCAGCTGCAGTGGATCCTTCAGAAGCACTTCGATGAGAGTTTGCCCAAATCTTCGCCCAAGGACAGACTGGTGAAGTGCATAGTGGCATTGAGTGCCGGAAAGTCAGGGACATAG
- the LOC108155405 gene encoding importin-9 → MSLQFQNDCGDSVKLAIIEELQNLLSSNTNVLQEAEKRTKQLEYTEGYGVYLSEIIMNQSHELPLRQIAIVMLTRYVENHWTEEDLKTDKANSCMASEQAKRTIRNILPNGLYDPNSKIRSSVAHTISTIASTDYPQCWTELFDIIVKCLGGNEDSIHGAMQVLQDFTYDVEQIKELGPVVIPEVYRIFDSEQNYSIKTRVSAIRILKPLFTSIAALITNKQEQATMMNSILNNFMDKLLHYLSMTSGAGSNFLLRSEIIKVFTHVVSECSKYINPFMERILPIIWQLLTQIAETYVKVSVNQTEPNPLPSGDNEDDDEQTNFQTLIIQILEFINCIVTCGKLRGCIKNVLADLIYITIVYIQLSEEQLEDWQEDPEKFVDDEDDGGVELTVRMCGRDVLLAINDEFEAKAIQPLQEALGRHFSVAEAEKAANNPNWWKIQEACMDAVHIFRDIILEGDSKFDLLNYLTIVRNLLVHQESPHLVGRALWTLSTYSKSELYNPQMVAEILDVTLCSLSPEKTHILRISAVRTLHGFLLANESTEGEKRTLLVSKLPGFFDGIMALVSGCKATVLALLMEALTVMVQFDADFAYAVNGKITPLAIAVFLKYAEDPYVLENVQDLIKALCQRKQCLVLLQEKFIPTIVSILGLPETNNTEKQDIALDVLNTIVKYTEPPLSSALLDTAFPAVLNCLVHTDDHAVMLAGGECLRSFINVSPAQICSYQNGEGGNCIMQVVAAVLLNPMNSEMTAAGQIGRLVIAIITKMGSMLGPNVDILLKAVISKMQNLECLKVIMNLVLIFAHLFLTQMDAVLNFLSTVPGPNGEPAMQFVLSNWLSRQNSFFGMYERKVTTMALCKLFEYGVATQDNRLTSITYKELVEDPSDARRRTRSVAAANLKWTTIPALVKIFKVLMSEYQHFQESKMDEPLTDTDEEDAEAEEDEADEDEATSLAKSRFISDLYVEFDKDNVEDDLLLKELLKETNYTGDIAENLQKFLTNFTQNEHFPSFYEHLNEAERLILLNKVQQQK, encoded by the exons ATGTCGCTTCAATTTCAAAACGACTGCGGCGATTCGGTCAAACTGGCCATCATCGAGGAGCTGCAGAACCTTCTCAGCTCGAATACCAATGTGTTGCAGGAGGCGGAGAAGCGAACAAAGCAGCTGGAATACACGGAAG GCTATGGCGTCTACCTGTCCGAGATAATAATGAATCAGTCGCACGAGCTTCCGCTGCGACAGATAGCGATCGTTATGCTAACCCGCTACGTCGAGAACCACTGGACGGAGGAGGACTTGAAGACCGACAAGGCTAACAGCTGCATGGCCAGCGAGCAGGCCAAGCGTACCATTCGCAACATACTGCCCAACGGACTGTACGATCCCAACTCAAAAATCCGCTCCTCTGTGGCCCATACCATATCCACCATAGCTTCCACCGACTATCCGCAATGCTGGACGGAGCTGTTCGACATCATTGTCAAGTGTTTGGGCGGCAACGAAGACTCCATCCACGGGGCCATGCAGGTTCTGCAGGACTTTACCTACGACGTAGAGCAAATCAAGGAACTGGGACCCGTTGTCATTCCCGAGGTGTACCGCATATTTGACTCTGAGCAGAACTACTCCATCAAGACGCGCGTATCGGCCATTCGCATCCTAAAGCCCCTCTTCACATCCATTGCGGCTCTGATCACCAACAAACAGGAGCAGGCGACCATGATGAACTCCATTCTCAACAACTTCATGGACAAGCTGTTGCACTACCTGAGCATGACCAGCGGAGCGGGCTCCAATTTCCTGCTACGCTCAGAAATCATTAAGG TCTTCACCCACGTGGTGAGCGAGTGCTCGAAGTACATCAACCCGTTCATGGAGAGGATACTGCCCATCATCTGGCAGCTCCTCACCCAGATAGCCGAGACCTATGTGAAGGTGTCGGTGAACCAAACAGAGCCCAATCCACTGCCTAGCGGCGACAACGAAGACGATGACGAGCAGACCAATTTTCAAACGCTCATCATCCAGATCCTCGAGTTCATTAACTGCATCGTGACCTGTGGAAAGCTTCGGGGATGCATCAAGAACGTGCTGGCCGATCTCATCTACATCACGATCGTGTACATCCAATTGAGCGAGGAGCAGCTGGAGGACTGGCAGGAGGACCCCGAGAAATTTGTCGACGACGAGGATGACGGCGGCGTGGAGCTGACGGTGCGCATGTGCGGCCGCGATGTCCTGCTGGCCATcaacgacgagttcgaggcAAAGGCCATTCAGCCGCTGCAGGAGGCTCTGGGCAGGCACTTTAGCGTGGCCGAGGCGGAGAAGGCGGCCAACAATCCAAACTGGTGGAAGATCCAGGAGGCCTGCATGGACGCCGTGCACATCTTTCGCGACATTATTCTCGAGGGTGACTCCAAGTTCGATCTTCTCAACTATCTGACCATCGTGCGGAATCTGCTGGTGCACCAGGAGTCGCCCCACCTGGTGGGTCGCGCCCTCTGGACCCTGAGCACATACTCCAAGTCAGAACTGTACAATCCACAGATGGTGGCCGAGATCCTCGACGTCACCTTGTGCAGCCTGTCACCAGAGAAGACCCACATCCTGAGGATCAGTGCAGTGCGCACGCTGCACGGCTTCTTGCTGGCCAACGAATCGACCGAGGGCGAGAAACGAACATTGCTGGTGTCCAAGCTGCCGGGATTCTTTGATGGCATCATGGCTCTGGTCTCGGGCTGCAAGGCCACTGTCCTGGCCCTGCTCATGGAGGCACTGACGGTCATGGTCCAG TTTGATGCGGACTTTGCCTATGCCGTCAATGGCAAGATTACTCCGCTGGCCATTGCTGTCTTTCTCAAGTATGCCGAGGACCCGTACGTCCTGGAAAATGTGCAGGATCTAATCAAAGCCCTCTGCCAGCGGAAGCAGTGCCTGGTGCTGCTGCAGGAGAAGTTCATTCCCACTATCGTGAGCATCTTGGGACTGCCAGAGACAAATAACACTGAGAAGCAGGACATTGCCCTGGACGTCCTCAACACCATCGTCAAGTACACGGAGCCGCCGCTGAGCAGCGCACTGCTGGACACAGCCTTTCCGGCCGTCTTGAACTGCCTCGTGCACACGGACGATCATGCGGTGATGCTGGCCGGCGGCGAGTGCCTGCGCAGCTTCATCAACGTCTCGCCCGCCCAGATCTGCAGCTACCAGAACGGCGAGGGTGGTAACTGCATCATGCAGGTGGTGGCCGCTGTACTGCTCAATCCCATGAACAGCGAGATGACGGCCGCGGGCCAGATCGGACGGCTGGTCATCGCGATCATTACAAAAATGGGCAGCATGCTTGGACCGAATGTGGACATATTGCTGAAGGCTGTGATCAGCAAAATGCAGAACCTGGAGTGCCTTAAGGTGATCATGAATCTGGTCCTGATTTTCGCCCATCTCTTCCTCACTCAAATGGACGCCGTGCTCAACTTTCTGTCCACTGTTCCGGGGCCAAACGGAGAGCCAGCCATGCAGTTCGTCCTCTCCAATTGGCTCTCGCGCCAGAACTCGTTCTTCGGCATGTACGAGCGAAAGGTCACCACCATGGCCCTATGCAAGCTGTTCGAGTACGGCGTGGCCACGCAGGACAATCGCCTCACGAGCATCACCTACAAGGAGCTGGTGGAGGACCCCAGCGATGCCCGGAGGCGCACTCGCTCCGTGGCCGCCGCCAACCTAAAGTGGACCACAATTCCTGCTCTCGTCAAGATCTTCAAGGTGCTGATGTCCGAGTACCAGCACTTCCAGGAGAGCAAGATGGACGAGCCACTTACCGACACCGATGAGGAGGATGCCGAGGCCGAGGAAGACGAGGCCGATGAAGACGAGGCCACCAGCTTAGCTAAATCTCGATTCATCTCTGACCTGTACGTGGAATTCGACAAGGATAATGTAGAGGACGATCTGCTGCTCAAGGAGCTGCTCAAGGAGACCAACTACACAGGCGACATAGCCGAGAACCTGCAAAAATTCCTCACCAATTTCACACAAAACGAACACTTTCCCAGCTTTTACGAGCATCTCAACGAGGCGGAGCGCCTCATTCTGCTCAACAaggtgcagcagcagaagtAG
- the LOC108155410 gene encoding prefoldin subunit 3 yields the protein MTGIMDSVEMPKLSENQKTFAGIPEAVFLVEIDTFMTQPENENCEKVLQRLDEQHGKYRFMAYNLEARRRKLKSQIPDLERSLKMVNVLQKEDEERETQFLLSDQVFIKTLVPPTKTVYLWLGASVMLEYPLDEAEALLKQNVTSAVGNLKSVEHDQDFVRDQITTTEVNMARVYNWGVKKRQAAAKTNASSTPS from the exons ATGACTGGCATCATGGACTCGGTGGAAATGCCCAAATTGTCGGAAAACCAAAAGACCTTTGCCGGCATCCCGGAGGCAGTATTCCTG GTGGAAATTGATACGTTCATGACCCAGCCCGAGAACGAGAACTGCGAGAAGGTGCTGCAGCGTCTGGACGAGCAGCACGGCAAGTATCGATTCATGGCGTACAACCTCGAGGCGCGTCGCCGGAAGCTGAAATCGCAGATTCCCGACCTGGAGCGCTCGCTGAAGATGGTTAATGTGCTGCAAAAGGAGGACGAGGAGCGCGAGACACAATTCCTGCTCAGTGATCAGGTGTTCATCAAGACCTTGGTGCCGCCCACGAAAACAGTTTACCTCTGGCTCGGTGCCAGCGTGATGCTGGAGTATCCCCTGGACGAGGCCGAGGCCCTGCTCAAGCAAAACGTCACATCAGCCGTGGGCAACCTTAAGTCAGTGGAGCATGACCAGGACTTTGTACG GGATCAAATAACCACAACGGAGGTGAACATGGCGCGAGTGTACAACTGGGGCGTCAAAAAGAGGCAGGCCGCAGCCAAGACTAACGCCAGCAGTACGCCATCCTAA
- the LOC108155409 gene encoding sodium-coupled monocarboxylate transporter 1: MHNIEQILVELQRFSWPDYVAFVAMFLLCICIGIYFGFMNKSVSEADYMLGGRKMLVIPIAFSLVASFISGITLLGLPTEVYSYGVQYLYVAFGVVGMGIVMGVFYLPVFHDLNITSTYEYLEVRFDRRLRLYGSIMFAVMNVAYLPIVIYVPALAFNQVTGIGVHTITPIVCIICVFYTSLGGLKAVVWTDVVQAVSMLGALCLVAIKGSMDIGGASVVLERAWNSDRLEAPELSIDPTVRHTFWCLFFGGIVYWTQTNAVSQNMIQRYLALPTLADARKALFIFCVGVLILMALCGYNGLLIYATYQNCDPLTTKLAKARDQLLPLFVMDTLGEMPGMTGLFIAGVFSAALSSLSTCLNSMSAVVLEDFVKPYVKQPLSSSSINWIMRLVVVGVGALCVCLVYVVEHMGTVLQLTMSLEAITNGPLFGIFTIGLFLPWINGNSALLGGIMGVIAMSWVSLNAQWAIASGAISYNTKPLNIEQCDYRFNVTTSAANSTIHLAGSSSEDIFPLYRISYMWYTTFGASITIIVALLGSLAFGRNNPNKVDPVLLTPCIRRFFSFGSNKPMDAYKPDIPLQHKLQNDEVAL, encoded by the exons ATGCACAACATTGAGCAGATCCTGGTCGAGCTGCAGCGCTTCTCGTGGCCCGACTATGTGGCGTTTGTGGCCATGTTCCTGCTCTGCATCTGCATTGGCATCTACTTTGGGTTCATGAACAAGTCCGTCTCCGAGGCCGACTACATGCTCGGCGGCCGCAAGATGCTGGTGATTCCGATCGCATTCTCCCTGGTCGCCAGCTTCATATCGGGCATCACGCTCCTGGGGCTCCCCACCGAGGTTTATTCCTACGGCGTGCAGTACCTCTACGTGGCCTTTGGCGTAGTGGGCATGGGCATTGTGATGGGCGTATTCTATCTGCCGGTTTTCCACGATCTGAACATAACATCCACCTACGAG TATCTGGAGGTTCGCTTCGATCGCCGGCTGCGCCTGTATGGATCCATTATGTTTGCGGTTATGAAT GTGGCCTATCTGCCCATCGTGATATATGTGCCGGCGCTGGCCTTCAACCAGGTAACTGGCATTGGAGTGCACACGATCACGCCGATTGTGTGCATCATTTGTGTGTTCTACACGAGCCTCGGCGGTCTGAAGGCGGTGGTTTGGACAGACGTTGTGCAGGCGGTCTCCATGCTGGGAGCCCTCTGCTTGGTCGCCATCAAGGGTAGCATGGACATTGGCGGGGCTAGCGTTGTCCTGGAGCGTGCCTGGAATTCGGATCGTCTGGAGGCGCCCGA GCTCAGCATAGATCCCACAGTCCGTCACACGTTCTGGTGCCTGTTCTTCGGAGGAATAGTCTACTGGACGCAGACGAATGCCGTCTCCCAGAACATGATCCAGAGATACCTCGCACTGCCCACACTCGCGGACGCCCGCAAGGCTCTGTTTATCTTCTGCGTGGGAGTCCTCATCCTGATGGCCTTATGCGGCTACAATGGACTGCTCATCTATGCCACCTACCAAAACTGTGATCCCCTCACTACCAAG CTGGCAAAGGCTCGAGATCAGCTTTTGCCCCTCTTCGTGATGGACACGCTGGGCGAAATGCCCGGTATGACGGGCCTCTTCATAGCCGGCGTCTTCAGTGCTGCCCTGAGCTCCCTCTCCACCTGTCTGAACTCCATGTCGGCGGTGGTGTTGGAGGACTTTGTGAAGCCATATGTGAAGCAGCCCCTCTCCAGTTCGTCGATCAACTGGATCATGCGGCTGGTGGTCGTCGGTGTGGGAGCCCTCTGTGTGTGCCTCGTTTATGTGGTGGAGCATATGGGCACGGTCCTGCAGCTGACTATGAGTCTGGAGGCCATCACCAATGGCCCCTTGTTTGGCATCTTCACCATTGGCCTGTTTCTGCCTTGGATCAATGGGAAT AGTGCTCTTTTGGGCGGAATCATGGGTGTTATAGCCATGTCCTGGGTAAGCCTGAATGCCCAGTGGGCCATCGCCTCGGGAGCCATCAGTTACAACACGAAGCCGCTCAACATTGAGCAATGCGACTACAGATTCAATGTCACCACGAGTGCCGCCAACAGCACCATACATCTGGCAGGCTCATCCTCAGA GGATATCTTCCCATTGTACCGCATCTCGTACATGTGGTACACGACCTTTGGCGCTTCGATTACCATTATTGTGGCGCTGCTCGGTTCCTTGGCGTTTGGCAGAAACAATCCCAACAAAGTCGATCCCGTACTGCTGACCCCCTGTATACGAAGGTTCTTCAGCTTTGGCTCCAACAAACCCATG GATGCCTACAAACCCGACATTCCACTACAGCACAAGCTCCAAAACGACGAGGTGGCTCTCTAA